TATCAAGGACGAGACACAGCCCGCCGCTACGGTGGCGGCTCTGGTCCGCGCCGACGAGCGGCTGCGCGAGGAATTCCCGACGATCACGCTGCCGGTGCTCATCATGCACGGCACGGCGGACAAGGCCACGGTGTGCGAAGGCAGCGTATTCTTCCATGAGACAGCCGGGTCGGCAGACAAGACGCTCAAGCTCTACAAGGACCATTATCACGACCTGCTCGCCGACTTCGGCAAGGAGGAAGTGATGGGGGATATCAAGGGCTGGCTGGAGGCGCATCTGTAAGGCGGCGTCTCACGGGATTGAGACGAAGTTCTTGGTCCGAGGGAGAAACGCGGAACACTTGTCTCCGTGCCCGCGAGCGCGGAACTCTTGGTGCCGGTTCGCCTGGGCAAAGTGGAACATGTGAACGCCGAGGCTGGCACAGTCGCGCGCAGCGCATTCCGCGTTGGTGAGGGCTGGGTGGAACGCCATGGACGCCGCGGGGTCGTGGTGGGAGGGCCAAATGCGGTCCGCGCGTAATCGAGTCCCACGATGTCAAAGAGCGGGTGGCAAGGCCGACCGCCCGAGGCAAGCAGACGAAATCCTACTTTGCAAGCAGCCGACACGGTCGTCGATCGGCACCTGCCAAGTGTCATCCCGGCCGGGCATAAGAAGCCGCGCCGTGGGCGTTCAGGGCTGCACCACGCGCGGCCGCCGGGGGATGCCGAGGGCGCATTCAAGCGCCGGCCGGTCCCATCCGGCCGAGTCCGCCGCGGCCGCGTAGGTGGACTGAAGGAAGCGCATCAGCTCGGCCGCAGGGTCGGCGCTTGTCCGTACGGCCTCATAGGGCAGCACGAACTCCCCGAGCTGCCGGTCGAAGCGCGCCGCGGGCGGATCGACGGGCCACTCGGCGAAGCCGGCGGGAGTCGGATAGGCATAGGAATAGAACATCGCTTCGTCGGCACCGGCGCCGCCGGGCCAGAATCCGGCGGACGAGACCTCATGGCTATAGGCCTCGCGGGTGACATCGTCGGGAAGCCCGGGCACGCCGCCGGGATGCGGCGGCGCGCTGCGGCCTGAGAAACGCGTGACGGCGACATCGAAGGAGCCCCAGAACAGGTGCACGGGCGAGACCTTGCCGAGGAAGCCGGTGCGGAATTGCTGGAAAACCCTTTCGATTTGCATGAGGGCGGTATGAAACCGCTGAACCGCCTCCCGGTCATAGGGGCGCGGCGTCCGGTCTTCTGCAAAGGGCGTCGCATCGGGGATTTCGTTCGGACTCCCATCGATGTCCATGCGTCCGCCGAGCCGATTGACCAGCGCGGTGGTCCTTTCGAGGAAGTCGGCCGTGCTCATCGCCTCCAGCGCAAACTGCTCCCGCATTTCGGGCGTCTCGCCGATCAGGACATGCGCGCGAAGGTCGAAGGTCAGGGTAATCGGCAGGTTGCCGTCAGCGATAGGCCCTGTCGTCAGGCCGCGGGGCGTGCCGTAGAGCGTGGCGTGCCATGAGTGATTAACCCAGGGGGTGTGCGCCAGTCGATATTTGCCGACAATCTGGGCCCACAGATGGAGCGCGGTGCAGGTTTCCGCCCAATCGGCATATGGCAATGGGGGCCATTCCACCTTGGTGTCATTCACGGTCGGCTCCCTGTCCTGATGCCTGGGCAACCTCGCATAAGAGCGAGAAGGCTGTGAGACATATTGGAGGGGCGACTGGCCGCCAATGCAAGCCGGCGCCGATCAATCGCGCCGACCGCCGGGCAAGCCGAAGCCTCAGGCGACCGCTTCGAGCAGTCCCTCGAACAGCCGGCGGCCGTCGGTGCCGCCATGCGCGGCTTCGATGCGGCGCTCGGGGTGAGGCATCATGCCGAGCACGTTGCCGCTCTTGTTGAGCAGGCCGGCGATGTTGCGCGCAGAGCCGTTGACGTCCTCGGCATAGCGGAAGGCGATTCGGCCTTCGCCTTCGAGACGGTCGAGCGTCTCGGAGTCGGCGAAGTAATTGCCGTCGTGGTGCGCGACCGGGACGGTGATCGTCTCGCCGGCATCATAGCTGCTGGTGAAGATCGACTGGCTGTTGTCGACAGTCAGCGCGACGTTGCGGCAGACGAAGTTGAGCCCCGAATTGCGCATCAGCGCGCCGGGGAGCAGCCCGGTCTCGGTGAGGACCTGAAAGCCGTTGCAGATGCCGATCACGGGCACCCCGCGCTCGGCCGCCTCGACCACGGCACGCACCACCGGCGAACGTGCAGCGATCGCGCCGCAGCGCAGGTAATCGCCATAGGAGAAGCCGCCGGGCAGGGCGATCAGGCCGAGGCCCGAAGGCAGCTCGCTCTCGCCGTGCCACACCATCGAAGGTGCAGTGCCGGTCACGTCTTCAAGCGCAGTCGCGATGTCGCGATCGCAATTGGAGCCGGGGAAGACGATGACCGCGGTCTTCATGCCCGTTCGACCCGGTAATTCTCGATCACGGTGTTGGCGAGCAGCTTGCGGCACATCTCGTCGATGGCCGCGTCGCTGGTGTCGTCGGCCACGTCGAGCTCGAACAGCTTGCCGGCGCGGACGTCTTCGACGCCCTGGAAGCCGAGGCCGCCGAGAGCGTGCTGGATGGCCTTGCCCTGGGGATCGAGCACGCCGTTCTTTAGGGTCACGATGATGCGGAGCTTCATGGCCGCGCCTATGGCCCGGCTGCGCGAGTCCCGCAATCAGAAATAGCGGGCGAGCGCGACCCGGAAGCGGAGGCGATCGGTGCTGTAGAAGGCGATGCTCGAATCGGTGCGGGCATAAGCGAGGCTCAGCTCGGGCGAGAAGCCGAACACGCGGATGCCGCGATTGCCCAGCGTCGCGCGTGCGCTCAGGCGCCAGTCGCGGCGCGGCTCGGCCGAGAAGAACTGTAGCGGCGCATCATAGACGGCGTGCGACGCCGTGCCGCTGAGGCTGAAGTTGATTCCGTGCGGCAGCTCGCCGCCGAACGCGAGGCTCGTGCCGGCTTCCTTGTTCGAATAGGCGGCTTCGTTGAGCCAGTCGCGCCGGCCGAAGACGCTGACCGATCCGATCAGACTGCGGGACAGTGCATGTTCGAACGTGCCGTACAGCCCGGCCTGCCAGCCGCTGTAGCCCGGGTCGAACAGCGCCTCGGTGTGGCGCATATCGAGCTGGATACCGACGCGGTCGCTGGCGCCGAGAATGGTCTGTGCGCCTGCCTTGATTCCTGCCTGGCGCGTGATCAGGCGCCCGCCATACCAGCGCTGCGCGCCGAGTGCCTCGGCCGAGATGCTCGCGGCCTGCGAGAGGCGAAGCTCCGGGCCGGCGGCGAACTGGACGAGATAATCATCATACTCGCTGCCGGCATAATTGCTGCCATTGCTGTCGAGATCCACGAGCATCGATAGGTCGGTGCCGACCGGGAGCCGCAGCCCTGCCGAGATCGTCGCGGTCTGGCCGGTGCCCGAACGTGCCTTGGCCGCCTCGTTGAGTTCGAGCGGCAGCTGGTAGCCGCCGAGATTGACCGTCACCTGATCGACCGCGGTGGCGTTGTTGATATTGCTGTCCGGGGCGATGCCGAAATCGACGTCGAGCCGCCACGCGCGTTGCTGGCGGATTACCGCACGCACGCCGCGGATCGCCTTGGCGAGTTCGGGCGGAAGCTCGCGGTCCTGTCCGGCGAGACGGAATTGCTTGTCGGCGCTCTGCGGCTTGCCCATCGCCATCATCGCCTTGCCGAGTTCGAGCCGGACGCGGGTCTGGGCCGGATCGTCGGCGAGGATCGCCTTGTACTGGTCGGCGGCGGCGTGGAAGTCGCCGCTCTCGGCTGCGATCAGGCCGGTGAGGAAACGAGTCTGGAGCTTGTAGCCCGGCGCCAGCTTGAGCGCCTCGACCAGCGGACGCGCTTCGTCGAACCGCCGCAGGGTGACGAGGCGTTCGGCGCTCGCCAGCAGCTGTGCGGGGGTGAGCCGCAACTCGCAGCTCTCCGCCGCGCACGGCGTAGTCTGGGCATGGGCCGCCGTTCCCGCTCCGGCGAGGAGCAGGGCGGCGATCAAGGCGAGGCGCACGGTGCGGCTCCGGCTGGACGCGGTTACTTGGCGCCGCTGAACGCGCCGAGAATATCCACGCGCTGGTTGGGGATGCCGCCGATGATGCGGAAATTGCCGCCGACATTCACGGCGTTCGGGCCGTAGAACGCGCCGTCGATCGAGCTGGCGCCTGCGGTGGGACCGCCCGCCGCGGCGCTGGCGAAGTCGATCCCGACAAACGTCCCACCGCTGGTGAAGCCGACATTGTTGGCGCCGGCGGCGTTCTGAGTGAAGGCGCCGGTGAAGCCGCCGCTGCGGATCAGATCGACCTGGGCGGTACCGTTTGCAGTGAAGGTCGAGCCGGTGCCGATCGGAGCCGTCACCGTCGCGCCGAGCACATAGGCGTCGCCGACGGTGCCGCTGAGCGCGAGATCGGCCTTGCCGGTCGCGAAATTGACTTTCACCTGGCTGCCGCCGGTGATCCACTGCAGCGTCGAGCGCCCGCCGCCGGTGGGGTCCATCACCATCGAGGCGAGGAAGTCGCCGCTATAGGTGCCCTCGCCCGAAACCGGAACCTGACCGTTGGCGGTCTTCTGGCCGAAGACGAATGCGCCGCGCTCGCCCTGGAAGGTGGTGGTGGTTACGACATCGGCGGGCGCCGTGCCGCTGGTGGTGCGGTTCTCGATCACGCGCGAGAAGCCGGCGAGCGACACGAAGGTCGTCTTGGCACCGGGGCGCTGATAGAAGAATACCGGCTGCGCGGTGCCGTCGAGTACCTGGAGATAGTTGAAGGTCGACAGGTTCGGAATCTGGAAGCGCGCGAAATCGGACCCTGAAAAGGTAGTGCGGTGCGCAGGATCCTGGAAATTATAGTCGCGAGTGACCTTGGCGGCGCTGTCGGTGATCTTGACCGTGAAGATGCCGTCGCGCGGACTATAGGTGATCGAGCCGTTGGGGGCGTTCACCGTGGCGGCATTGCCGGTGTATAGCGACGCCACGCTGCCGGTCGGGGTGCCGACCGCCGGGGTGGTGATCGTGGTAGTAGTGTCGAGCGCCTGGAATGAGCCGATCGCGTCGTAGGTGACGGTGCTGCTGACATCGAGCAGGTTCGACTGGGTCGGCGTGGGCGTGCCGCCGATCGGCGCCGGATTGCTGCCCACCGTCTGGGGACCCGTGTCGCCGCCACAGGCCGCGAGCGTGATGGCGCCGGAGAGCGCGAGATAGGCACGAAACGAACGCATGGGAGATTCCCCTGACCGAATTTTCGGCCAGAGGATTAGGCGCGCCATGGTTAAGAAGCTGTTTATCCGGCGCGCGAAAACCGTGCGGTTCGCACGCCGGGCCGCGGTTTACTTTCCGCGGCGCTTGCGGTGGCTCTCGAGGTCGAGCACCGCAGAATCGGCGCCCTCCGGGAACAGGCCAAGCCGACGCGCGACTTCCTGATACGCCTCGACTTCGCCGCCGAGATCGCGGCGGAACCGGTCCTTGTCGAGCTTCTCGTTGGTGACCATGTCCCACAGGCGGCAGCCATCGGGGCTGATCTCGTCCGCCAGGATGATCCGGGCATAGTCATTGTCCCAGATCCGGCCGAATTCGAGCTTGAAGTCGACCAGGCGGATGCCGATCCCGGCGAACAGTCCTGAAAGGAAGTCGTTCACGCGGATTGCCATATCGGCCATGTCGTGCAGCTCTTCCTGCGCGGCCCAGCCAAAGGCGAGGATATGCTCGTCGGTAACCATCGGATCGCCGAGCGCATCGTCCTTGAAATAATATTCGACGATCGTGCGGGGGAGGGGCGTGCCCTCCTCGATGCCTAGGCGCTTGGCGAGGCTGCCGGCGACGACGTTGCGCACCACGACTTCGATCGGGACGATCTCGACCTGGCGGATCAGCTGCTCGCGCATGTTGAGGCGGCGAATAAAGTGCGTCGGGATACCGATCCCGGCGAGCAGGGTGAAGACGTGCTCCGAAATCCGGTTGTTGAGCACGCCCTTACCACTGATCGTGCCCTTTTTCTGGGCGTTGAACGCAGTCGCGTCGTCCTTGAAATACTGAATCAGCGTGCCCGGCTCGGGACCCTCATAGAGAATCTTTGCCTTGCCTTCGTAGATCTGACGGCGGCGTGCCATGTTGGCTCTTACCCCTGAAAAGCGTGGCCCCGGCGGTGCGACGAAGGCCGCACGGCTACCGGGGCCGTGGAAGGTCCGGGCCTATAAAGCACGCCGTGTTGCGGTGCAATCACGCTTCGGTGGGAAGACGCCGCCGGCGGAGTGCGCGGATCGCGAAGACCGGCAGCGCTAGGAGGGCGAGCCAGGGGAGCAGATAGATGAAGAGAGACAGGAAGAAGCGGAGCCCGATCAGGAAGACGGCGCCCGATCCCTGTGCAGCCTCGCCGAGCTGGCCCGCGACGCTTCGCGAAGTCGCCGAGGGAGCGATTGCGGCGTAGCGGATGTCGAATTCGGACATCGCCACGCGGCCCTTGAGCTCGCCGAGCCAGCCGCGCGCCTGATCTAGTTCTTCCTGCGCCTGGGTGACGTTGCGCTCGACTTCGAGCAGTTCCGACGCCTTGGCGTTGCGGGTGCGCAGGATCTGGGTGAGCCGGCCGACGAGCAGCTCGCGCTGGTGGATCCGCGCCTCTGCATCGACGATCTGCTTCGAGACCTCGTCGGTGCCGATCTTCGCGGTTTCGGCACGGCCGCCGGCTTCGGTCACATCGTGATCGAGCAGCACCTGGAAGCGGCGGGATTCGCTGGTGGCGACGCGCAGCTTGAGCAGGGCGTGGTTCGATTCCTCCTCGCCCACACCGCGTTCGAGCGCGAGGAGCTGGCAGCGCGCCGGCCCCATTTCATCGCACAAGGAGCGGTGGGCGTCCTGCGCGGCGGCGATCTTGTCGCCGGGCAGCATATAGGAAAGCGCATAGGCATAGGTGAGTTTGGGGAGCGAGACCGGCAGCTTGGCCGGGGTTCCCGGCGTTCCCGGCGTCGCGGGCGTCGCGGGCGTCGCAGTCGCGGCATCGGGCGAGGTTATCTCTGAGACCGTTTCCGACGCCGTCGGAGAGGCCGGGTTCCGGTCGCTTCCAGAGGCGTCGCCGGGCTGGGACGAGCAGGCAGTGAGCGCCGTGACTAGGGCGATGAAGGCAACGGAGCGAGTGAGGGAAAGTGCGCGCATGGGCATATCTCCTGCATTGAGGATGATATCCCATCACGTCCGTAGGAAAGCGTCAAGACACATTCTTGCCACAATTTGGACAAGAATGTGGCAGGCTGGTTCGAGGCGGCTGGTTAGCCCGAAATCAGCGGCGTACGCGCTCCCACGGTGCGTCATATTCGATGGCGGAAAGGCGTTCGAAGGCGTGTGCGAGTTCTTTGAACAGATGCGCGATGCCGGCGCTTCGATGCTGGCGGTTGTCCGCCCACGCGGCGCCGTCAAATGCGTGTGGCATGGTATTTCTCCCAAGAAGCATTGGCGCGGCCCGCCAGAGGGAATCATCAACGTGGCTTGTGATGATCGATGGCAGGCCGCGCCTCCTGGCTGTCCGCCGCGGCCCTATCGGGCGTTGGCGGTCAGCAGGACCGGAGCGGTCGCCTGGGCGACTGCGCGGTCTCGTTGCGGGGTCAGGCGCGCCAGCGTCTCGGCGCGGCATTGCAGCCCGGCGGAAGAGCGCGTGATCTGCCCAAGCTGATGCGTGGGGCACAGCGCCTCGACGGCGCGGGCGATGCGCCGGTCGAAAATCTCTCGGTCACGTGGTCGAGAAAGATCGAGATCGGAATGCCGCACGCGAAGCGTCGGAGCGGGTTCGAGCGGGGCCGTCTGCGCGGTGGCGGTGACGGCGGCGAGGGACAATAACAGGGTCAGCATGGCTCGGTTCCTTTGTCGTGGCATCTGCGGTGGCCCCATACATGTGCCCCTCCCGCTGCCGCCGCGCCAACAAATCATTGGACTCGTTTAACAAGGTGAGCTTATGAATTTGCATGCGCCAGATTCCGCCGCTCGCTGCCGTCCGTGTGTTCGAGGCCGCTGCCCGCCACGGTAATTTCACGCGCGCCGCCGAAGAACTTGGGATGACCCAGGCGGCGGTCAGCTATCAGATCAAGCTGCTCGAGGAGCGGCTGGGCGCGCCGCTGTTCGGACGGGTCGGCCGCGCAGTGATTCTCAGCGAACTCGGCCGTCGGATCGCGCCGCAGATCACGGGCGCGTTCGATGCGATGGGCGAAGCCTTTGCCTCGGTGCGCGTCGAATCGGAGAGCGTGATGACGATCGCCGCGCCGCGCACGCTCGCGACCAATTGGCTCGCGGGGCGGCTGGGATCGTTTCAGCTGTCGCGCCCCGGTCTGGCGGTGCGGTTGCTGGTCAGCGACGAGATGGTCGATCTGCAGGCCGGCGAGGCCGATGTCGCACTGCGCGGTGCCGGCGGACCGATGGCGGGCCTGTGTGCGCATTTCCTGATGCGGATGCCGGTCACGCCGCTGGCCAATCCGGCGTTCCTGGCGAAGCATCCGCCGGTCAAATCGCCCGCCGATCTGCTGCGGCTGCCACGGATCTCGCCCGAGGATGACTGGTGGGATTTGTGGTTCGGGACGGCGCTGGGGGAGTCGGGCGACCGCGGCCAGGCATCGGGCATTCGTTTCGATTCGCAGGTGCTGGACGGCAACGCGGCTATCGCTGGCGCTGGGCTAGCGATCCTGAGCCCGCCAATGTGGCAGCCGGCGATCGATGCGGGGCTGCTGGTCCAGGTGCTTCCGCATTTTACCAATTATCGCAACAGCTTCTGGCTGATGTATCCCGAGAACAAGCGCAATTTGCCCAAGATCCGCGGCTTTCGCGACTGGCTGCTCGCTGAGCTGGCGGATGCGGGGCGCGACGATCCGCTGAGTGCGTTCGTGGCGCCGACGACGGAGTGACGCGCGATTCGGGAACGCCTTGTGAACATCGGCTTGGCCTTGCGGGTCTCTCCCTGCTATCCGTCGCACGATGAGCCTCGATAGCGATATTGTTCCCGCCGGCCCCACCGATGTCCCGTTCGACAGCGCGCTTTCGGAGCGATACCTCGTCTATGCGCTGTCGACGATCACTGCGCGCTCGCTGCCCGATGTCCGCGACGGGCTGAAGCCGGTCCACCGGCGACTGCTCTGGGCGATGCGGCTGCTCAAGCTTGATCCGGCTTCAGGCTACAAGAAGTGCGCGCGCGTCGTCGGCGACGTCATCGGCAAATACCATCCGCATGGTGACCAGTCGGTCTATGATGCGATGGTCCGCCTCGCCCAGACCTTTGCGCTGCGCTATCCGCTGGTCGACGGTCAGGGCAATTTCGGCAATATCGACGGCGATAACGCCGCAGCCTATCGCTACACCGAAGCGCGGCTGACTCAGGTCGCGATGGACCTGATGGCCGGGCTCGACGAGAATGCCGTCGATTTCCGCGCGACCTATAACGGCGAAGAGGAAGAGCCCGAGCTCTTCCCGGGCCTCTTCCCCAATCTGCTCGCCAATGGCGCCGCCGGCATCGCCGTGGGCATGGCGACGTCGATCCCGCCGCACAACGCCGCCGAGCTGATGAACGCGGCGGTGGCGCTGATCGACAATCCGGCCGCCAATGTCCTCGACTATGTCAGCGGGCCCGATTTTCCGACTGGCGGCATCGTCGTCGATTCGCCCGCGGCAATCGCCGAAAGCTATGCGACCGGGCGGGGATCGTTCCGCGTCCGCGCCAAGATCCAGCGCGTCAGCGAGAAGGGTGGCGGCTGGCATCTCGTTGTTTCCGAAATCCCGTACGGCGTGCAGAAGGGCAAGCTGATCGAGGGCATTGCCGATCTGATCAACGAGAAGAAGCTGCCGATCCTGGGCGACGTTCGAGACGAATCGGCCGAGGACCTGCGCATCGTGCTCGAGCCGCGCAGCCGCACGGTGAGCTCGGAAGATCTGATCCACGGGCTCTACCGGCTGAGCGACCTCGAAGTACGCGTGCCGTTGAACCTCAACGTGCTCGACAAGCACCGCACGCCGCGGGTGATGAGCCTGCATGAGGCGATCACCGCCTGGATCGAGCACCAGTTCGTCGTGCTGCGGCGCCGATCGGAGCATCGGCTGAACAAGATCGCCGACCGGCTGGAGCTGGTCGGCGGCTATATCATCGCCTTCCTCAACCTCGACCGGGTGATCGAGATCATCCGCACCGAGGACGAGCCCAAGGCGGTGATGATCGCCGAGTTCGAACTGAACGACCGCCAGGCCGAGGCGATCCTCAACATGCGGCTGCGCAGCCTGCGCCGGCTGGAGGAAATGGAGCTCAAGCGCGAAGAGGCGACGCTGCTCAAGGAAAAGGGCGAGCTGGAGACGCTGCTGTCGTCGGACGCCCGCCAGCGCACGCGGATGAAGCGCGATCTCGGCAAGATGATCGAGCGTTATGGGCAGGATACGCCGCTCGGCGCGCGGCGCACTGCGATCGCCGAAGCGGCACCGACCCGCGAAATCCCGCTGGAGGCGATGATCGAACGCGAGCCGATCACGGTGATCCTGTCGCAACGCGGCTGGATCCGGGCGATGCGCGGGCATGTCGAGCTGGCGTCGGCCGAGACGCTCAAGTTCAAGGAAGGCGACGGGCCGCTCTTCGCCTTCCACGCCCAGACGACCGACAAGCTGCTGCTGGCCGCGGACAATGGCCGTTTCTACACGCTGGGCGGCGACAAACTGCCCGGCGGGCGCGGCTTTGGCGAGCCGGTGCGGCTGATGCTCGACCTCGACGGCGAGCGCCACATCATCGCGTTCCTGCCGGCGAGCGCGGCGAGCAAATTGCTGGTGGCGGCCAGCGACGGGCGCGGTTTCATCGTCAACGTCGCCGATGTGATGGCCGAGACCCGCAAGGGCAAGCAAGTGGTTACGCCCCGCGCCGGCGCGCAGCTCAAGCTGGTGCGCCCGATCGGCCGTGAGGATGATGCGGTCGCCGCGGTTGGCGACAATCGCAAGATGCTGGTCTTCCCCTTGTCCGAAGTCGCCGAGCTGGCACGCGGGCAGGGCGTGCAGCTCCAGCGCTATCGCGACGGCGGGCTTTCGGACGTGCGAACCTTCAAAATGGACGAAGGGCTGAGCTGGGCGATGGGCGGCGAGAGCGGCCGGACACGCAGCGAGACCGACCTGTCGGCATGGCGCGCGGCGCGCGGCGCGGCGGGGCGGATGGCGCCCAATGGCTTCCCCCGCGACAATCGCTTTTGAAGCGCCGTTGAAGCCGAGAATTCTCAAGCGCTTCAGCCCACTTTAACCAATTCCGGCTAGCCCGTCAGGCAGATGGCATTCGGGAAGCTCAAGCCAAGTTCTGTCGCACTTGCGGCACCTGCGCTGCAGGCGGCGGAGACTTGTGCCCTCGGCCCGTCGGAAACCGGATTGATGCTCGACCTGCTGCCGGTGCCCGCGGTCGCGGTCTCTCTCGAAGGCGGCAAGTTCCAGTTTCGCGCGCTCAACCGCGCGTTCCGCCTTGCGGGACTCGGCACCGTTGCATCCGAATCGCCGCTCGTCCGGCTGCTAGGCAGCCAGCTTC
This genomic stretch from Sphingomonas sp. LM7 harbors:
- the parC gene encoding DNA topoisomerase IV subunit A, with the translated sequence MSLDSDIVPAGPTDVPFDSALSERYLVYALSTITARSLPDVRDGLKPVHRRLLWAMRLLKLDPASGYKKCARVVGDVIGKYHPHGDQSVYDAMVRLAQTFALRYPLVDGQGNFGNIDGDNAAAYRYTEARLTQVAMDLMAGLDENAVDFRATYNGEEEEPELFPGLFPNLLANGAAGIAVGMATSIPPHNAAELMNAAVALIDNPAANVLDYVSGPDFPTGGIVVDSPAAIAESYATGRGSFRVRAKIQRVSEKGGGWHLVVSEIPYGVQKGKLIEGIADLINEKKLPILGDVRDESAEDLRIVLEPRSRTVSSEDLIHGLYRLSDLEVRVPLNLNVLDKHRTPRVMSLHEAITAWIEHQFVVLRRRSEHRLNKIADRLELVGGYIIAFLNLDRVIEIIRTEDEPKAVMIAEFELNDRQAEAILNMRLRSLRRLEEMELKREEATLLKEKGELETLLSSDARQRTRMKRDLGKMIERYGQDTPLGARRTAIAEAAPTREIPLEAMIEREPITVILSQRGWIRAMRGHVELASAETLKFKEGDGPLFAFHAQTTDKLLLAADNGRFYTLGGDKLPGGRGFGEPVRLMLDLDGERHIIAFLPASAASKLLVAASDGRGFIVNVADVMAETRKGKQVVTPRAGAQLKLVRPIGREDDAVAAVGDNRKMLVFPLSEVAELARGQGVQLQRYRDGGLSDVRTFKMDEGLSWAMGGESGRTRSETDLSAWRAARGAAGRMAPNGFPRDNRF
- the purS gene encoding phosphoribosylformylglycinamidine synthase subunit PurS, which gives rise to MKLRIIVTLKNGVLDPQGKAIQHALGGLGFQGVEDVRAGKLFELDVADDTSDAAIDEMCRKLLANTVIENYRVERA
- a CDS encoding surface lipoprotein assembly modifier translates to MRLALIAALLLAGAGTAAHAQTTPCAAESCELRLTPAQLLASAERLVTLRRFDEARPLVEALKLAPGYKLQTRFLTGLIAAESGDFHAAADQYKAILADDPAQTRVRLELGKAMMAMGKPQSADKQFRLAGQDRELPPELAKAIRGVRAVIRQQRAWRLDVDFGIAPDSNINNATAVDQVTVNLGGYQLPLELNEAAKARSGTGQTATISAGLRLPVGTDLSMLVDLDSNGSNYAGSEYDDYLVQFAAGPELRLSQAASISAEALGAQRWYGGRLITRQAGIKAGAQTILGASDRVGIQLDMRHTEALFDPGYSGWQAGLYGTFEHALSRSLIGSVSVFGRRDWLNEAAYSNKEAGTSLAFGGELPHGINFSLSGTASHAVYDAPLQFFSAEPRRDWRLSARATLGNRGIRVFGFSPELSLAYARTDSSIAFYSTDRLRFRVALARYF
- a CDS encoding DUF4349 domain-containing protein, coding for MRALSLTRSVAFIALVTALTACSSQPGDASGSDRNPASPTASETVSEITSPDAATATPATPATPGTPGTPAKLPVSLPKLTYAYALSYMLPGDKIAAAQDAHRSLCDEMGPARCQLLALERGVGEEESNHALLKLRVATSESRRFQVLLDHDVTEAGGRAETAKIGTDEVSKQIVDAEARIHQRELLVGRLTQILRTRNAKASELLEVERNVTQAQEELDQARGWLGELKGRVAMSEFDIRYAAIAPSATSRSVAGQLGEAAQGSGAVFLIGLRFFLSLFIYLLPWLALLALPVFAIRALRRRRLPTEA
- a CDS encoding LysR substrate-binding domain-containing protein; this translates as MRQIPPLAAVRVFEAAARHGNFTRAAEELGMTQAAVSYQIKLLEERLGAPLFGRVGRAVILSELGRRIAPQITGAFDAMGEAFASVRVESESVMTIAAPRTLATNWLAGRLGSFQLSRPGLAVRLLVSDEMVDLQAGEADVALRGAGGPMAGLCAHFLMRMPVTPLANPAFLAKHPPVKSPADLLRLPRISPEDDWWDLWFGTALGESGDRGQASGIRFDSQVLDGNAAIAGAGLAILSPPMWQPAIDAGLLVQVLPHFTNYRNSFWLMYPENKRNLPKIRGFRDWLLAELADAGRDDPLSAFVAPTTE
- the purC gene encoding phosphoribosylaminoimidazolesuccinocarboxamide synthase, yielding MARRRQIYEGKAKILYEGPEPGTLIQYFKDDATAFNAQKKGTISGKGVLNNRISEHVFTLLAGIGIPTHFIRRLNMREQLIRQVEIVPIEVVVRNVVAGSLAKRLGIEEGTPLPRTIVEYYFKDDALGDPMVTDEHILAFGWAAQEELHDMADMAIRVNDFLSGLFAGIGIRLVDFKLEFGRIWDNDYARIILADEISPDGCRLWDMVTNEKLDKDRFRRDLGGEVEAYQEVARRLGLFPEGADSAVLDLESHRKRRGK
- a CDS encoding UrcA family protein produces the protein MLTLLLSLAAVTATAQTAPLEPAPTLRVRHSDLDLSRPRDREIFDRRIARAVEALCPTHQLGQITRSSAGLQCRAETLARLTPQRDRAVAQATAPVLLTANAR
- a CDS encoding DUF5996 family protein → MNDTKVEWPPLPYADWAETCTALHLWAQIVGKYRLAHTPWVNHSWHATLYGTPRGLTTGPIADGNLPITLTFDLRAHVLIGETPEMREQFALEAMSTADFLERTTALVNRLGGRMDIDGSPNEIPDATPFAEDRTPRPYDREAVQRFHTALMQIERVFQQFRTGFLGKVSPVHLFWGSFDVAVTRFSGRSAPPHPGGVPGLPDDVTREAYSHEVSSAGFWPGGAGADEAMFYSYAYPTPAGFAEWPVDPPAARFDRQLGEFVLPYEAVRTSADPAAELMRFLQSTYAAAADSAGWDRPALECALGIPRRPRVVQP
- the purQ gene encoding phosphoribosylformylglycinamidine synthase subunit PurQ; amino-acid sequence: MKTAVIVFPGSNCDRDIATALEDVTGTAPSMVWHGESELPSGLGLIALPGGFSYGDYLRCGAIAARSPVVRAVVEAAERGVPVIGICNGFQVLTETGLLPGALMRNSGLNFVCRNVALTVDNSQSIFTSSYDAGETITVPVAHHDGNYFADSETLDRLEGEGRIAFRYAEDVNGSARNIAGLLNKSGNVLGMMPHPERRIEAAHGGTDGRRLFEGLLEAVA